One Nycticebus coucang isolate mNycCou1 chromosome 7, mNycCou1.pri, whole genome shotgun sequence genomic window, ttttcttatctccaGTTCATACTAGAATCTATCTTCCTTTATCTGCCAGACTAATCTTGCtcatttttccttataaaataagaataactaTACCTAtttcacagggttgttgtgaggattaggtATATATAAAGTGAAGTGTTTATTATATTGCATAGCACAAAGTAAGTGTTCAGCAAATGGTAGCGTACTCTACTTCTTACATCCTATTAAGTTTTATCATCCTTCATACCACCCCTGTGTCCACACCATGGAACAAGCTGTGTAGACAGATGGGATATGGAGCCTTTGTTTGAATCCCCAGACTCCTTCTTAGGAGTTGCTCTCTGTTAGGGGAGTAGCTCAGTTTAGTTCTTGACCTTTAGGGTTATTAGGAGTACAAAATTAGATACTAAGTATATAGAGAGAATGCTTCCTTAACAGGCAGTTGCCATGCAAATGCTccttgtttttcttatgcttcatTCTTAAATTCTATAATGTCTAATTTATTTGGTTTAAGAAGTTTGAAGCAAATGTGatgactttttcctttctctttctttttttttgtacaggtTAAACCCATCCATAGTAATGGCTGCAGCCTTACCCAGGACCCTGGGGGAGTTGCAGTTGTATAGAATATTACAAAAAGCCAATCTACTTTCTTATTTTGATGCCTTTATCCAACAAGGTGGTGATGATGTCCAGCAACTCTGTGAAGCTGGAGAAGAGGAATTTTTGGAAATCATGGCACTCGTGGGCATGGCTAGCAAGCCCCTTCATGTTAGAAGGCTCCAAAAGGCTTTGAGAGACTGGGTTACAAACCCTGGCCTTTTCAATCAGCCACTGACTTCCCTTCCTGTCAGTAGCATACCTATTTACAAATTACCAGAAGGATCACCAACATGGCTGGGAATATCCTGCAGCAGTTACGAAAGGAGTAGCAATGCTCGGGAACCTCATTTAAAAATCCCCAAATGTGCTGCCACCACCTGTGTGCAGAGCTTGGGACAGGGGAAGTCAGATGTGGTGGGGAGCTTGGCGCTGCAGAGCATTGGTGAGTCCAGACTCTGGCAAGGCCCCCATGCCACTGAGAGTGAGCACAGTCTGTCCCCAGCAGACCTGGGCTCCCCAGCCTCCCCAAAGGAAAGCAGTGAGGCTCTGGATGCTGCTGCTGCACTCTCTGTGGCCGAGTGTGTGGAGCGAATGGCCCCCACACTGCCCAAAAGTGACTTGAACGAAGTGAAAGAGCTGCTAAAGACGAACAAGAAGTTAGCCAAAATGATTGGTCACATCTTTGAGATGAGCGATGATGATCCACACAAAGAAGAGGAAATCCGGAAATACAGTGCAATATATGGCAGATTTGACTCAAAGAGAAAGGATGGGAAACATCTTACGCTTCATGAGGTAAACCATGTTTCTCTGTATGTCTGTGGCATGTCGCTATTTCTTAGAGATAATGTTTGCTTACTAGTTTGTGGCAAAGGAGACAGCGCTCTTTAAAAGCAGTATTAAAAACATCTAGATGTTAGCACTATACAACTCTTATGAAAATAGACTATATTGTGTTCAAGGGGTATATTTGTGTTGAACTTGAAGCATGTTTAAACTTTGGAACTATAGTATAAAGTGACTTTTAGAAAAACGTCAGAATTTAAGCAGCAGAAgcataaaatctttgcctttaTAAAGCAATTTGCTtcttaattaagaaataaaataggatcttaaagtaatcatttaaaaaatgttttgtgtactttttttttagataaacaGTTTGCAAAAATAGCCAAGACTCATCAATTTCAGCTGGCATAGAAAACAGTTATATTAGTGGAGTGTTGGAAGAATTATAGCTTTGAACATTGTTTTGGTAGCATTCCATCCAAAAATATTCTgcttaaatgtgtgtgtgtgtgtgtttgtataattttatatatataccatagatgCTATGTGTGCATAAACTTTTATATTTACTCCCTTTCTCCTCTTGTCTATCTTGCCAACACATCGTCTTCAAAATTTAGCTCTTTTCTGTTGTCCTTTCCTTTAAGAAGAATAATATAATATCCTCTCCTTTTCATTATTATCCCTACATACATTTCTGTCACAGTAGCTTCAAcactttgttttacttatttgtatACTGGTCTGGCCCACAAAGTATACTTTCGATTCTTCAGGACAGAGGTAATAATCTCTTGTTCGTCTTTATCCCCAGAGTCTAatataccctataaatgcatggaaaataaatgcattttcagAAGTTAAAAAGACTATTTCATGTGTCTGTTTTAACTGTTACAAGTCACATGTcctttagaagaaagaaataaatcctCTGAAAAAAGTCCAGATTGACCACAGTCTTTCATCTTTGGCATCAGATCATTTTCCCCAGACTTATACTTTAATGTGAAAGAATATGTACTCATTGTAAAAGCATTCAGTCGTTATAAAAGGATGCAAAGTAATTGACTCTGTAAACTAGATACTTTTCTTTACCTGTACAAATAAAGGACCATATGTTGTGCACTATtttccaaattcctttttttcttattttcaaaatggaACAGCACACTGATAGTACAGTATACTGTACTCAACATACATAAATATCTTTCCAACTCAGTACAGTTCACATAGCACTGCCTTATTCATTTCTGAGTTTCACTGTATTTCATAATGTAAATGTGCCATTATTTATCTTAACCAGATATCATTTagactttttgcagttttttaatgTTACATATAGCACTACATGAACATTATTGTACACTTACACCTTTATAGACTTGCACATGTTTTTCTATAGAATGGATTCCAACCTAGTTTACCACCTGCTGTTTGCTAACACCCCTTTGGatagaataataataaagttCTAATTAAAGACTCATCAAATTGATCACATTTAGAAACATCCTCCTCAATTTTAAATCTCTGATCTTTAGAAACACTTGACTGAGCACGTAATTCAGTGAATCCTATACCCAAAGTCCAGGGTTTCTCTGGGGCTTTCAAAAGATTGGCTATTGCTTCCTTTAATATGTAGTGCTGctgctgggagcagtggctcatgcctataatcctagcactctgggaagccagggtgggtggattgcttgagctcaggagtttgagactagccagagcaagagccagaccccatctctactaaaacatggagaaactagctgggcgttgtggtgagcacctgcagtcccagctactcaggaggctgaggcaagaggattgctcaaatccaagagtttgaggttgctgtgagctatgataatgttactcagggcaacagagtgagactctgtctcaaaaaaacaggaggtgggggtggccacatacaccgaggctagtgggttcaaacccggcctgggccagctagaacaataacaacaggaaaaaaaaaatagcctggcattgtggtggccactgtagtcccagctacttgggaggctgaggcaagagaatcgcttaagcccaagagtttaaggttgctgtgagctgtgaagccatgacactctactgagggcaacatagtgaaactctgtctcaaaaataataatagtagttataacaataataataataaaaaaatgtagtgCTgggtatttctctaatgattcctttctcttcacattctAAGcctctttcatttgtttcaaaaagGTAACCGGGTCCAGCTTAAAGACAGCAAATTCCACAAAGAACGGGTTTCTGTAGTTGTCTAACATCACATCTCCATACAAATTGTGCCGAGTAGTGTCTAGGTAGTCCCACTTCTCCAGAGAGAATTCTGTGGTTACATCCCTGAATGTCAGCAGTTCCATTTCCTGGCTCCTTTGTTGTCCCAGCATTCTCCTTACAGATTTTGCAGTACCTGAAGgtctcagggtgacagaggctgtggCAGGGACACCTACACTTTGCAGAGTGAAGACAAAGAAGCAGTGAACACAGATTGAGCTTGATGGGCTGAGCCAAGAGACAAAGGCCAAACCAGATTGTAGAAAACCCATTTGGATAGATGGAAAATTCTGCCTGCCTGGACTTCTTTCTAGGATTGCTTTTGGGTTTCTCCTGTAGAACCTCCCCCACACCAACAACTTGAACAACTCTTAAGTCTTTCATACTGTCTTTATGGTCTGACTCCTACAAACGAGATCATACCTAGCCAGGTCCTAAGACTGTGATTGAGTTTTTAGCTTAAAAAAAGAGGGGGTTAATAATGATTCATTCCTAATTCTTCTAGGcatataaaaatttttacaagAATATGAAACGTAAGTGCTTGttagaatagaaataattttcaattgTAAAAAAACTTGCCGATTTTCATCCATTAGGGATTTGTATCTAAGCTCGTTACTTAACTGCCATCTGTACCTACTTACCTAGAGAAGCAAAGGGCCCCTTCGCAAAAGTGAAGTATAAAATGATTCTCTTGGGATTTGTTTAAGGTAAGGtagaatgtttttgaaaatagtGAGGTTGATTGGGtttattaaagtaatttttagaaaaacttgTGTTTTGTGtgctttgttttgaaaattatatgaaaagtaAATTAAAGCACGAAACTAAAATTGCCAACACCCTTTGCCTTCTGGTTTTCTCTTAATGACAGCTATATAGACTTTTAAGTGGATTCCTCTACTGGTtcataggaaataataaaagcatcAAATTGTAACTGCATTATAATGCTAAGTGTTCTTTCTCGATGTGTTCACAGGTTGTTGCAAAGCAGTAATTGTATGgcaataataatatataacaacTACAAAAGGATACTCCCCAAATAAGTCAAGTCCCAGATTTACTGTGACTTAAGTCATTCTGCTAACCAATTCTTTGATCTTAAGCTccagtatttatatataaaataatttatttaaaaagattagatgatatgggggtaagacatgattgcaagagggactttacctaacaattgcaatcagtgtaacctggcttattgtaccctcaatgaattcccaacaataaaaaaataaataaataaccctcaatgactccccaacaataaaaaaaaaagaaagaaaaagaaaaaaaaaataaatttaaataggaaaaaaaaacaaaaaagattagaTGATGAAATTGCTAAAAACAAGATTAGTATACAAAAATCAGCCAGTGATAGCCATTGAATAATTAGTGAgaaaaaacttttataattttatccctttttatcttatatatttacatattctatttaaatcaaataaatttaaatatataggtAATGTAGACATTGAACATACACAGTATTTAACATAACAGGAATAAAAGCTATATAAACAAAAGTATAAGATTACTGAGGAATATAAAAGATCTAAGTACACAGACTATATTTCTGTATAAAAGGTCTCAATAATTAACACATAAGGTATTTCTaatcaaaataatagaaattttggGGAAATttgacaaatacatttaaaatttcatttggaaGCAAAAATGAATACATAAGATTAAAGCAatggaaaagttgcaaaacaaGACTAATGACGGAGTATTTGCCTTTCCAGATATCAAAACATATTACACACTACTGAAGTAACAGTAAAATAACTGTATACTGGGGAAGGAATAGAGAATTAGACTAGTGAAGCCATGCAGGAAAAGATCAATAgatattacataaaattaaactTCCACATGATAAAACACTGAAAGGTCACAGGATAAATGATTATTTGGGAAAATGTTATAAGGCAAACCGTTAATATTCTTATAATAAGttcttaccaattttttttaaaagaaaacgccaacttttaaaaacaaagaatatgaaCATAAAGTGAGATGTctgttaaatatatgaaaagctgCTTATCTtcacttaagaaaatatatttgagcaATGAAATTTTTATGTTAGACTGAcaataaaatgaatgtaaaaatgtATTGTTAACGAGTATAGAGAAATGCACATGTGCATGATAATGACAGAAGTGTAAATTGTTGCTTTTTTAGAAAGCAGTTTAGcagtatatgttatatattaaatCCACATATTCCTTGGATGAGAAGAGAGAAACTAAAATCTGGCAATAGAATGTAGGAATTTATATTCAGAAATATATGCAGGTAGACAATTTGGGATTACAGAATATTTGTCAGCAGATAGCAACTTTCAGCCAAAGAGCACTAGAAAGATAGGAAGGGGGGAAAGGGGAATATAGTTCAATGTAGTCCACTACAGACAGAGTGGAAATTTTATGGGAACTGGGCTGTGAAGCAGGTTGCTAAGATAAGGACCCAGGCTGGTAGAATAAACAGTAAAGCCAACTTCAGGGCAGTTTCCCTTGTAGTGTGGGAAAGTCAAGGCTGAGTGTTTCAGAGGAGTCTTAACAATTTCAGCTTTGAGAGGACGAATGCTGAATCTTTAAATTCGGGCACATTGTTAATAGGTTAATATTACTTTATTCTGAACTTCAAAGCTTAGAATGGATAGCTTTCAGCATCTAACACTTGTAAGGAAatatggaacattttcttctggtgattttttttaaatggattatATGACTATTAAAATagtctattctttttattaattaatttatttttattgttaaatcatagctgtgtacattagtgcaatcaaggggtacaatgtgctggtttcatatacaatgtgaaatattctcatcaaactgttcaacatagccttcatggcattttcttagtcactgtatgtagggatttgtattctacatttagtaggtttcgcctgtacccattctaagatgcactgtaggtgtggccctactcattaccttccctccactataacctcccccctcccttccccttccttggccctttcctcatagtcttgtgctatagttcaGTTATAgccctcatatgaaagctataatttagcttcatagtagacatgagtacatgggatactttttcttccattcctgagatactttgctaagaagaatatgttccagctgcatccatgtaaacacgaaagaggtaaagtctccatctttctttcttttttttttttttggtgatttttttggccggggtttgcatccgccacctccggcatatgggaccggcgccctactccttgagccacaggcgccgccctgtctccatctttctttaaggctgcataatattccatggtatacatgtaccacaatttgctagtccattcatgtgtcgataggcacttgggctgcttccatgacttagcaattatgaattgggctgcaataaacattctagtacagatgtctttgttatattgtgatttttggtcttctgggtataaaactagtaaaggaattataggattcaatggcaggtctatttttaggtctcttaagtattctccaaacatccttccagaagaacgtattagtgggcattcccaccagcagtgtagaagtgtgccattttctccacatccatgccaccatatctggttttgggattttgttatgtgggctactcttactggggttaggtgatatctcaaagtagttttgatttgcatttctctgatgaataaggatgatgagctttttttcatgtgtgtgtagatcgtgcatctgtctttagagaagtttctcttcaagtccctttcccaccctgagatgagatcatgtgttcttttcttgctaatacgtttgagttctctgtggattctggttattagacctttatttgTACAACctgccaaatattttctcccattctgagggctgtctgcttgctttacttactatgttcttggctgtgcagaagctttttagtttgatcaggtcccagtagtgtatttttgatactgcttcaattgcctgcggagtcctcctcataaaatattcacccaggctgattccttcaagagtttttcctgcactttcttcaagtatttttatagttttatgtcttaagtttaaatcttttatccagtgagagtctatcttagttaatggtgaaaggcgtgggtccagttttaatcttctacaggttgccagccagtttacccagcaccatttgttaaatagggaatcttttccccactgaatgtttttaattggcttgtcaaagatcaaataatggtaagtagctagattcatctcttggttctctattctgttccagacatctacttctccgtttttgtgccagtaccatgctgttttgatcactattgatttatagtatagtctcaggtctggtagcgtgattcctccagctttgtttttattgctgagtaatgttttggttatttgaggttttttctgattccatataaagtgaagtattattttttcaagatctttaaagtacaacagtggagccttaatagggattgcattaaaattatatattgctttgggtagtatagacattttaacaacgttgattcttcccagcttgagcatggtatgtttttccctttgttaacatcttcaggtatttcttttcttaaagtttcatagttctctttgtagagagcttccacgtcctttgttaggtatactcccaaatatttcatcttctttggtactactgtaaaaggaatagagtccttgacttttttcagcttggttattgctggtatatataaaggctacagatttatgggtgctgattttgtagcctgagacattgccgtattccttgatcacttctaaaagttttgtagtagaatccctagtgttttccagatatacgatcatatcatctgcgaagagtaaaagtttgatctcttctgaccctatgtggataccctggatcgccttttcctccctaacgcaatggctaaaacttccattacaatgttaaagagcaatggagaca contains:
- the NAB1 gene encoding NGFI-A-binding protein 1 isoform X2; the protein is MQRLNPSIVMAAALPRTLGELQLYRILQKANLLSYFDAFIQQGGDDVQQLCEAGEEEFLEIMALVGMASKPLHVRRLQKALRDWVTNPGLFNQPLTSLPVSSIPIYKLPEGSPTWLGISCSSYERSSNAREPHLKIPKCAATTCVQSLGQGKSDVVGSLALQSIGESRLWQGPHATESEHSLSPADLGSPASPKESSEALDAAAALSVAECVERMAPTLPKSDLNEVKELLKTNKKLAKMIGHIFEMSDDDPHKEEEIRKYSAIYGRFDSKRKDGKHLTLHELTVNEAAAQLCVKDNALLTRRDELFALARQISREVTYKYTYRTTKSKCGERDELSPKRIKVEDGFPDFQDSVQTLFQQARAKSEELAALSSQPEKVMAKQMEFLCAQAGHERLQRAERRLSVGLYRQNSEEHSPNGLTSDNSDGQGERPLNLRMPNLQNRQPHHFVVDGELSRLYSSETKSHSSESLGILKDYPHSAFTLEKKVIKTEPEDSR
- the NAB1 gene encoding NGFI-A-binding protein 1 isoform X1, translated to MQRLNPSIVMAAALPRTLGELQLYRILQKANLLSYFDAFIQQGGDDVQQLCEAGEEEFLEIMALVGMASKPLHVRRLQKALRDWVTNPGLFNQPLTSLPVSSIPIYKLPEGSPTWLGISCSSYERSSNAREPHLKIPKCAATTCVQSLGQGKSDVVGSLALQSIGESRLWQGPHATESEHSLSPADLGSPASPKESSEALDAAAALSVAECVERMAPTLPKSDLNEVKELLKTNKKLAKMIGHIFEMSDDDPHKEEEIRKYSAIYGRFDSKRKDGKHLTLHELTVNEAAAQLCVKDNALLTRRDELFALARQISREVTYKYTYRTTKSKCGERDELSPKRIKVEDGFPDFQDSVQTLFQQARAKSEELAALSSQQPEKVMAKQMEFLCAQAGHERLQRAERRLSVGLYRQNSEEHSPNGLTSDNSDGQGERPLNLRMPNLQNRQPHHFVVDGELSRLYSSETKSHSSESLGILKDYPHSAFTLEKKVIKTEPEDSR
- the NAB1 gene encoding NGFI-A-binding protein 1 isoform X3, yielding MAAALPRTLGELQLYRILQKANLLSYFDAFIQQGGDDVQQLCEAGEEEFLEIMALVGMASKPLHVRRLQKALRDWVTNPGLFNQPLTSLPVSSIPIYKLPEGSPTWLGISCSSYERSSNAREPHLKIPKCAATTCVQSLGQGKSDVVGSLALQSIGESRLWQGPHATESEHSLSPADLGSPASPKESSEALDAAAALSVAECVERMAPTLPKSDLNEVKELLKTNKKLAKMIGHIFEMSDDDPHKEEEIRKYSAIYGRFDSKRKDGKHLTLHELTVNEAAAQLCVKDNALLTRRDELFALARQISREVTYKYTYRTTKSKCGERDELSPKRIKVEDGFPDFQDSVQTLFQQARAKSEELAALSSQQPEKVMAKQMEFLCAQAGHERLQRAERRLSVGLYRQNSEEHSPNGLTSDNSDGQGERPLNLRMPNLQNRQPHHFVVDGELSRLYSSETKSHSSESLGILKDYPHSAFTLEKKVIKTEPEDSR